A stretch of DNA from Leucobacter luti:
CCTACGTGCGGGACATGCCAGATGGTGTGGTCAGCACGATCGATCCGGCCACTGAGACGGACACCGGCTTTCGTTTCGCAGCCAGCACGGTGCCTGCGGCTGCCGCGGAGTTGCGTTTCTCCGGCACAGTGACGCTGACCGGGCACAGCGGAATGCTCCGGATCGTCATCGCGGACCCCTGGCTGGAACCACTTTCCACGAGCCAAAGTGCCTGGCTCCTCACGATCGCAGATCCGTTTGCACCCGGGGCCCGGCTCGAGTTCGCCAGCCTGGGCCAAGTCACTCGCGATGCCACCGGGTCACTCGTGGGATCGGGGACTGAGCTCACCGCAGCGGGGAGCGAGCTCTTTCTCGCTGGCCCGTACGCCCCCGGCACACTTCTCGCTGACCCTGTCGTGCGCGAGATCCGATGAGCTCCAGCGAAGCTGCGCTGCCCGCATTCACGCTGCGACAGCTCGCCTACCTCACGGCCGCGGCAGATGAGGGCACGATCGCCGCAGCGGCCGCAGCGCTGCGAATCTCACCGTCAGCCATGTCCGACGCCATCACCGAGCTGGAGACGGTGATGGGTGAGCAGCTCTGCATTCGGCGTCGTGCACACGGGCTGACGCTGACCCCGGTGGGGGAACACCTGCTGCGCCACGCACGGCGCATTCTCG
This window harbors:
- a CDS encoding HtaA domain-containing protein, producing MQSDGAGGSHLEWGIKESLITYVRDMPDGVVSTIDPATETDTGFRFAASTVPAAAAELRFSGTVTLTGHSGMLRIVIADPWLEPLSTSQSAWLLTIADPFAPGARLEFASLGQVTRDATGSLVGSGTELTAAGSELFLAGPYAPGTLLADPVVREIR